The Corvus hawaiiensis isolate bCorHaw1 chromosome 7, bCorHaw1.pri.cur, whole genome shotgun sequence genome contains a region encoding:
- the LOC125328573 gene encoding uncharacterized protein LOC125328573, with protein MAMERKRGWDTLLCADTHHYAVGLLAREMSQASLHLCKSILCCLLEMLSKEMPYWDFPALAFLVEVLECLDLSECGDSIMDVVTRHLKSERREMRRLALRVLLLLRDDPSMAERMWSLTKSLVVLLRDSDNDVVRMTVVLLTYFFLDKDAPIPSPIALQLAEALLPLFDNDDSQVQLLSMFVFRTLMSFVIEKEPLKTQVCQSLLPLFFHCHDENQHVAEVRTRAPAWRWAASCPGASRASASSWPWHRDARVPCPGLWCHLRVSAARQASQETLLCAVQFLKRRDLEKLVKKEKLWKFAECLLAEDRSQAAEHLRLALPYLENPQEPLREAAVRFMEIAGRSMRGQHKELQLMCKALEHLTEDISPAVSNLALQTLYVLRSLETSRYSIFRRLQDQLRRAWKTRPRLSSLGRLCFWSSAES; from the exons ATGGCAATGGAGCGCAAGCGTGGCTGGGACACGCTGCTCTGTGCCGACACCCACCACTATGCAGTGGGTCTGCTGGCCAG GGAGATGAGCCAAGCATCGCTGCACTTGTGTAAAAGCATCTTATGCTGTCTCCTTGAGATGCTCAGCAAAGAGATGCCATACTGGGATTTCCCCGCCCTGGCGTTCCTTGTGGAG GTCCTCGAGTGCCTGGACCTGAGTGAATGCGGTGACAGCATAATGGACGTCGTAACAAGACACCTGAAGAGCGAGCGCAGGGAGATGCGTCGCCTGGCACTCAGGGTCCTCCTCTTGCTCAGGGATGATCCCTCAATG GCCGAAAGAATGTGGAGCCTGACTAAAAGCCTTGTGGTGCTCCTGCGGGATAGCGACAACGACGTGGTTAGGATGACCGTCGTTCTCCTGACTTATTTCTTCCTGGACAAGGATGCCCCGATACCGAGCCCCATcgccctgcagctggctgaggcCCTCCTGCCACTCTTTGACAAC GATGACAGCCAGGTGCAGCTGCTCTCCATGTTTGTCTTCAGAACACTGATGTCTTTTGTCATAGAAAAAGAGCCCCTGAAAACACAAGTGTGCCAGAGCCTGCTCCCACTCTTCTTCCACTGCCACGATGAGAACCAGCACGTGGCAGAGGTGAGGACTCGTGCCCCGGCATGGAGAtgggctgcctcctgccctggcgcCTCGCGGGcttcagcctcctcctggccttggcacagggacgCGCGCGTCCCAtgccctgggctgtggtgccatcTCCGGGTCTCTGCTGCTCGCCAGGCTTCTCAGGAAACGCTGCTTTGTGCGGTCCAGTTCCTGAAGAGGAGAGATCTCGAAAAGCTGgtgaagaaggagaagctgtggaagtTCGCCGAGTGCCTG ctggcagaggacaggagccaAGCGGCCGAGCACCTGCGCCTGGCCCTGCCGTACCTGGAGAACCCGCAGGAGCCCCTGCGAGAGGCGGCCGTCAGGTTCATGG AGATTGCCGGGCGGAGCATGAGGGGGCAGCACAAAGAGCTCCAGCTCATGTGCAAAG CCCTTGAACACCTGACAGAGGACATCAGCCCTGCTGTCTCCAACCTGGCACTTCAAACATTGTACGTTCTCCGGTCACTAGAGACGTCTCGATACTCCATATTCCGGAGGCTGCAGGATCAACTCCGCAGGGCATGGAAGACACGGCCTCGGCTGTCGAGCCTTGGCCGGCTGTGTTTCTGGAGCTCTGCGGAGAGCTGA
- the LOC125328787 gene encoding uncharacterized protein LOC125328787 isoform X2, with the protein MEQRPPTVPKLAWVKEEEEEGPGAAPAQQLEEVEQFQPPQEDPAVDPTQEHDPARGRFRRTAQMVCKFIRSIREKETSVMGTGVIPYSEVFKYETSAALLDLLVKQGVSSPEQVPAMVRFIHRWLMANEPAEHRLDNTLLELTEAQPADVVMTLLRVAPLCDRYGAHLPKGLRAHQPITLWSLSPRRVTNGEFQGPLAPPFSSRGMSAPKPAAMLPPCPSGAGAHRGGLPGCCW; encoded by the exons ATGGAGCAGAGACCCCCAACCGTGCCCAAGCTGGCCTgggtgaaggaggaggaggaagaaggccctggagctgccccagcacagcagctagAAGAGGTGGAGCAGTTCCAGCCACCACAGGAGG ACCCAGCCGTGGACCCGACACAAGAGCACGACCCCGCCCGTGGCCGCTTCCGCAGAACAGCGCAG ATGGTTTGCAAATTCATCAGGAGCATTCGGGAGAAAGAGACCAGCGTCATGGGCACTGGGGTCATACCATACTCAGAGGTCTTCAAATACGAGACCAGTGCCGCCCTGCTGGATTTGCTTGTGAAGCAGGGTGTTTCCAGTCCAGAGCAA GTGCCTGCCATGGTGAGGTTCATCCACCGATGGCTCATGGCCAATGAGcctgctgagcacaggctgGACAATACCCTGCTGGAGCTGACAGAGGCACAGCCAGCTGATGTAGTCATGACTCTCCTGCGTGTGGCCCCATTGTGTGACAGGTATGGGGCCCACCTGCCCAAAGGGCTCAGGGCTCACCAGCCCATCACCCTGTGGAGCCTGTCTCCCAGGCGCGTGACAAACGGAGAGTTCCAGGGCCCTCTGGCTCCTCCATTTTCCAGCCGTGGCATGTCAGCCCCCAAGCCtgctgccatgctccctccctgcccctcagggGCCGGTGCCCACAGGGGTGGgctgcctgggtgctgctggtga
- the LOC125328787 gene encoding uncharacterized protein LOC125328787 isoform X1 has product MEQRPPTVPKLAWVKEEEEEGPGAAPAQQLEEVEQFQPPQEDPAVDPTQEHDPARGRFRRTAQMVCKFIRSIREKETSVMGTGVIPYSEVFKYETSAALLDLLVKQGVSSPEQVSSMWPGFSSPRSHMACQATPAGHFKPLRPSQCGGKGSSSLGKLGDITPCGSFQLSPYLLQVPAMVRFIHRWLMANEPAEHRLDNTLLELTEAQPADVVMTLLRVAPLCDRYGAHLPKGLRAHQPITLWSLSPRRVTNGEFQGPLAPPFSSRGMSAPKPAAMLPPCPSGAGAHRGGLPGCCW; this is encoded by the exons ATGGAGCAGAGACCCCCAACCGTGCCCAAGCTGGCCTgggtgaaggaggaggaggaagaaggccctggagctgccccagcacagcagctagAAGAGGTGGAGCAGTTCCAGCCACCACAGGAGG ACCCAGCCGTGGACCCGACACAAGAGCACGACCCCGCCCGTGGCCGCTTCCGCAGAACAGCGCAG ATGGTTTGCAAATTCATCAGGAGCATTCGGGAGAAAGAGACCAGCGTCATGGGCACTGGGGTCATACCATACTCAGAGGTCTTCAAATACGAGACCAGTGCCGCCCTGCTGGATTTGCTTGTGAAGCAGGGTGTTTCCAGTCCAGAGCAAGTAAGCAGCATGTGGCCAGGGTTCAGTTCCCCCAGGAGTCACATGGCTTGCCAAGCCACGCCTGCTGGTCACTTTAAGCCTTTGAGGCCATCCCAgtgtggtgggaagggaagcagtTCTCTGGGGAAGCTGGGGGACATTACTCCCTGTGGCAGCTTCCAGCTCTCCCCGTACCTTCTCCAGGTGCCTGCCATGGTGAGGTTCATCCACCGATGGCTCATGGCCAATGAGcctgctgagcacaggctgGACAATACCCTGCTGGAGCTGACAGAGGCACAGCCAGCTGATGTAGTCATGACTCTCCTGCGTGTGGCCCCATTGTGTGACAGGTATGGGGCCCACCTGCCCAAAGGGCTCAGGGCTCACCAGCCCATCACCCTGTGGAGCCTGTCTCCCAGGCGCGTGACAAACGGAGAGTTCCAGGGCCCTCTGGCTCCTCCATTTTCCAGCCGTGGCATGTCAGCCCCCAAGCCtgctgccatgctccctccctgcccctcagggGCCGGTGCCCACAGGGGTGGgctgcctgggtgctgctggtga
- the LOC125328800 gene encoding uncharacterized protein LOC125328800, whose product MLSKEMPYWDFPALAFLVEVLECLDLSECGDSIMDVVTRHLKSERREMRRLALRVLLLLRDDPSMAERMWSLTKSLVVLLRDSDNDVVRMTVVLLTYFFLDKDAPIPSPIALQLAEALLPLFDNDDSQVQLLSMFVFRTLMSFVIEKEPLKTQVCQSLLPLFFHCHDENQHVAEASRETLLCAVQFLKRRDLEKLVKKEKLWKFAECLLAEDRSQAAEHLRLALPYLENPQEPLREAAVRFMEIAGRSMRGQHKELQLMCKALEHLTEDISPAVSNLALQTLYVLRSLETSRYSIFRRLQDQLRRAWKTRPRLSSLGRLCFWSSAES is encoded by the exons ATGCTCAGCAAAGAGATGCCATACTGGGATTTCCCCGCCCTGGCGTTCCTTGTGGAG GTCCTCGAGTGCCTGGACCTGAGTGAATGCGGTGACAGCATAATGGACGTCGTAACAAGACACCTGAAGAGCGAGCGCAGGGAGATGCGTCGCCTGGCACTCAGGGTCCTCCTCTTGCTCAGGGATGATCCCTCAATG GCCGAAAGAATGTGGAGCCTGACTAAAAGCCTTGTGGTGCTCCTGCGGGATAGCGACAACGACGTGGTTAGGATGACCGTCGTTCTCCTGACTTATTTCTTCCTGGACAAGGATGCCCCGATACCGAGCCCCATcgccctgcagctggctgaggcCCTCCTGCCACTCTTTGACAAC GATGACAGCCAGGTGCAGCTGCTCTCCATGTTTGTCTTCAGAACACTGATGTCTTTTGTCATAGAAAAAGAGCCCCTGAAAACACAAGTGTGCCAGAGCCTGCTCCCACTCTTCTTCCACTGCCACGATGAGAACCAGCACGTGGCAGAG GCTTCTCGGGAAACGCTGCTTTGTGCGGTCCAGTTCCTGAAGAGGAGAGATCTCGAAAAGCTGgtgaagaaggagaagctgtggaagtTCGCCGAGTGCCTG ctggcagaggacaggagccaAGCGGCCGAGCACCTGCGCCTGGCCCTGCCGTACCTGGAGAACCCGCAGGAGCCCCTGCGAGAGGCGGCCGTCAGGTTCATGG AGATTGCCGGGCGGAGCATGAGGGGGCAGCACAAAGAGCTCCAGCTCATGTGCAAAG CCCTTGAACACCTGACAGAGGACATCAGCCCTGCTGTCTCCAACCTGGCACTTCAAACATTGTACGTTCTCCGGTCACTAGAGACGTCTCGATACTCCATATTCCGGAGGCTGCAGGATCAACTCCGCAGGGCATGGAAGACACGGCCTCGGCTGTCGAGCCTTGGCCGGCTGTGTTTCTGGAGCTCTGCGGAGAGCTGA
- the LOC125328805 gene encoding uncharacterized protein LOC125328805 yields MSQASLHLCKSILCCLLEMLSKEMPYWDFPALAFLVEVLECLDLSECGDSIMDVVTRHLKSERREMRRLALRVLLLLRDDPSMAERMWSLTKSLVVLLRDSDNDVVRMTVVLLTYFFLDKDAPIPSPIALQLAEALLPLFDNDDSQVQLLSMFVFRTLMSFVIEKEPLKTQVCQSLLPLFFHCHDENQHVAEASRETLLCAVQFLKRRDLEKLVKKEKLWKFAECLLAEDRSQAAEHLRLALPYLENPQEPLREAAVRFMEIAGRSMRGQHKELQLMCKALEHLTEDISPAVSNLALQTLYVLRSLETSRYSIFRRLQDQLRRAWKTRPRLSSLGRLCFWSSAES; encoded by the exons ATGAGCCAAGCATCGCTGCACTTGTGTAAAAGCATCTTATGCTGTCTCCTTGAGATGCTCAGCAAAGAGATGCCATACTGGGATTTCCCCGCCCTGGCGTTCCTTGTGGAG GTCCTCGAGTGCCTGGACCTGAGTGAATGCGGTGACAGCATAATGGACGTCGTAACAAGACACCTGAAGAGCGAGCGCAGGGAGATGCGTCGCCTGGCACTCAGGGTCCTCCTCTTGCTCAGGGATGATCCCTCAATG GCCGAAAGAATGTGGAGCCTGACTAAAAGCCTTGTGGTGCTCCTGCGGGATAGCGACAACGACGTGGTTAGGATGACCGTCGTTCTCCTGACTTATTTCTTCCTGGACAAGGATGCCCCGATACCGAGCCCCATcgccctgcagctggctgaggcCCTCCTGCCACTCTTTGACAAC GATGACAGCCAGGTGCAGCTGCTCTCCATGTTTGTCTTCAGAACACTGATGTCTTTTGTCATAGAAAAAGAGCCCCTGAAAACACAAGTGTGCCAGAGCCTGCTCCCACTCTTCTTCCACTGCCACGATGAGAACCAGCACGTGGCAGAG GCTTCTCGGGAAACGCTGCTTTGTGCGGTCCAGTTCCTGAAGAGGAGAGATCTCGAAAAGCTGgtgaagaaggagaagctgtggaagtTCGCCGAGTGCCTG ctggcagaggacaggagccaAGCGGCCGAGCACCTGCGCCTGGCCCTGCCGTACCTGGAGAACCCGCAGGAGCCCCTGCGAGAGGCGGCCGTCAGGTTCATGG AGATTGCCGGGCGGAGCATGAGGGGGCAGCACAAAGAGCTCCAGCTCATGTGCAAAG CCCTTGAACACCTGACAGAGGACATCAGCCCTGCTGTCTCCAACCTGGCACTTCAAACATTGTACGTTCTCCGGTCACTAGAGACGTCTCGATACTCCATATTCCGGAGGCTGCAGGATCAACTCCGCAGGGCATGGAAGACACGGCCTCGGCTGTCGAGCCTTGGCCGGCTGTGTTTCTGGAGCTCTGCGGAGAGCTGA